From one Salvelinus sp. IW2-2015 linkage group LG11, ASM291031v2, whole genome shotgun sequence genomic stretch:
- the LOC111970775 gene encoding LOW QUALITY PROTEIN: protein-glutamine gamma-glutamyltransferase 6-like (The sequence of the model RefSeq protein was modified relative to this genomic sequence to represent the inferred CDS: inserted 1 base in 1 codon) — protein MKTFRNRSWSSKVTRKDWPLLTISLVGKVELHCEKNNTANKTNDISVKRLIVRRGQSFLVTFELHDPSRPTTDLLELMVETGPQPSEKLRTRSVFGLPEGCGKGSSWKVKVHQGSVLPAGSITLXITSPADAPVGEYSLSVKTSAXXSVGSSLGKLLLLFNPWCQEDWVHLPKEEERQEYVXREQGLVYRGSEKYISSMAWNLDRVVGFDYRGDQYDIYPLNTWTLPELLDVNPKCLSDPAKDFSARCNPIYVSRVVTCYMINANDXXGVLMGRWDGXYDGGMSPTHWNGSVEVLRRWLKXGGNPVKYGQCWVFAAVMCTVLRCLGIPCRVVTNFQSAHDTDKNLTIDDFFSDYGVKFKMKLKTTPVT, from the exons ATGAAAACTTTCAGAAACA GGTCATGGAGTTCAAAGGTGACCAGGAAGGACTGGCCTCTCCTGACTATCAGTCTGGTTGGTAAAGTAGAGCTCCACTGTGAGaagaacaacacagccaacaaaacCAATGACATCTCAGTGAAAAGACTGATAGTCAGGAGAGGCCAGTCCTTCCTGGTCACCTTTGAACTCCATGACCCCTCCAGGCCCACAACAGACTTACTGGAGCTGATGGTGGAGACAG GGCCCCAGCCTTCGGAGAAATTGAGGACCAGGTCAGTGTTCGGGCTACCTGAGGGCTGTGGGAAGGGTTCCTCCTGGAAGGTCAAGGTTCACCAGGGCTCAGTGCTCCCGGCGGGTTCAATCACCCTGGAMATCACCAGCCCAGCAGAYGCCCCAGTGGGAGAGTACAGCCTGTCTGTAAAGACCAGCGCCRCCRCCTCAGTGGGCAGCAGCCTGGGCAAGCTCCTTCTGCTGTTTAACCCCTGGTGCCAAG AGGACTGGGTGCATCTACctaaagaggaggagaggcaggagtaTG TGAGAGAACAAGGCCTGGTGTACAGAGGTTCTGAGAAATACATCAGCTCTATGGCGTGGAACTTGGACAg ggttgtgggtttcgaTTACCGCGGAGACCAATACGACATTTATCCACTcaatact TGGACATTGCCTGAGCTGCTTGACGTGAATCCCAAGTGTCTGAGTGACCCCGCCAAGGACTTCTCTGCTCGTTGCAACCCCATCTATGTCAGTAGGGTGGTCA catgctacatg ATCAACGCTAACGAYGAMSGAGGTGTCCTGATGGGGCGGTGGGATGGTMAATACGATGGTGGCATGTCCCCCACTCACTGGAACGGCAGTGTGGAGGTACTAAGGAGGTGGCTCAAAWATGGTGGYAATCCAGTCAAGTATGGCCAGTGTTGGGTGTTCGCCGCTGTAATGTGCACAG TACTGAGGTGTTTGGGAATCCCATGTCGAGTGGTTACCAACTTCCAGTCAGCCCACGACACCGACAAAAACCTGACAATTGACGACTTCTTCTCCGACTATGGAGTCAAGTTTAAAATGAAATTAAAGACCACACCAGTAACCTAA